The Juglans microcarpa x Juglans regia isolate MS1-56 chromosome 2S, Jm3101_v1.0, whole genome shotgun sequence genome has a window encoding:
- the LOC121252826 gene encoding glutamate receptor 3.4-like isoform X2 encodes MEDLLISRPGHMVMKRTLLLLIFLMRMPISVMGRTGNASVSSSRPHVVNLGALFTLDSVIGRSARPAIMAAINDVNSDSTVLPETKVNLILRDTNCSGFVGTIEATDPTLTAMQYPYFVRTTQSDYFQMNAIADLVEYYGWREVIAIYVDDNYGRGGISVLGDALARKRAKISYKAPFTPDASKSAINDLLVRVNLMESRVYVVHVNPDSGLKMFSVAKSLGMMSGGYVWIATDWLPSLLDSSAAADPNTMNLLQGVIALRHHTPDNDLQKSFMSRLNSLKDKDSARFNSYALYAYDSVWLAARALDVYLKEGGNISFSNDPRLHDSSGSTLHFSSLRIFDGGQQLLQTILRMNFTGVSGQIQFDPDKNLVHPAYDVLNIGGSGSRRIGYWSNHSHLSIDSPEILYTRPPNTSTINQKLYSVIWPGETTAIPRGWVFPNNGRPLRIAVPNRVIYKEFVAKDNGPPGARGYCIDVFEAALNLLPYPVPHTYMLYGDGKRNPVYNNLVDAVSVDKFDAAVGDITIVTNRTKIVDFTQPYMESGLVVVAPVKELKSSPWSFLKPFTAKMWCVTGIFFLFVGAVVWILEHRINHEFRGPPSQQLMTIFWFSFSTMFFSHRENTVGTLGRMVLIIWLFVVLIINSSYTASLTSILTVQQLTSRIGGIDTLISSSEPIGVQDGSFSWNYLIEELNIAESRLVKLKNLDDYYSALKKGPRGGGVAAIVDELPYIELFLSSTNCEFRTVGTEFTKSGWGFAFQRDSPLAVDLSTAILRLSESGDLQKIHNKWLTRNECTMQINQVDSTQLSLSSFWGLFLICGIACFVALILFFCRILCQYRKFSPKAEEGDIEDIEPATARPRRTIQTPSFKDLIDFVDRKEDEIKEILRQKRSDRKRPANHSSDEE; translated from the exons ATGGAGGACCTCTTAATTTCTAGGCCTGGACATATGGTCATGAAAAGAACACTgcttttattgatttttttaatgcgGATGCCAATAAGTGTCATGGGAAGAACTGGGAATGCCAGTGTTTCTTCTTCCAGACCGCATGTTGTGAATCTTGGAGCTCTGTTTACTCTAGATTCAGTAATTGGAAGGTCGGCAAGACCAGCAATAATGGCTGCCATCAATGATGTTAATTCTGATTCGACTGTTCTTCCTGAAACAAAAGTGAACCTAATACTGCGggatacaaattgcagtggatTTGTTGGAACAATAGAAG CAACAGATCCCACTCTGACTGCAATGCAGTACCCATATTTTGTCCGTACTACGCAGAGTGattattttcaaatgaatgcaatTGCTGATTTGGTTGAATACTATGGATGGCGGGAGGTAATTGCCATCTATGTAGATGATAATTATGGAAGAGGTGGGATTTCTGTATTGGGTGATGCCCTGGCAAGGAAACGTGCCAAGATCTCTTACAAAGCTCCCTTCACTCCTGACGCCTCCAAAAGTGCAATTAATGACCTACTGGTCAGAGTAAACCTCATGGAATCTCGGGTGTATGTTGTGCATGTAAATCCTGACTCTGGCTTGAAAATGTTCTCTGTTGCTAAATCTCTTGGGATGATGAGCGGTGGCTATGTTTGGATTGCAACTGATTGGCTTCCTTCCCTCCTAGATTCATCAGCAGCAGCTGACCCTAACACAATGAATCTCTTACAAGGGGTCATTGCTCTTCGTCATCACACCCCAGATAATGATCTCCAAAAGAGTTTTATGTCTAGGTTGAACAGCCTAAAAGATAAAGACAGTGCAAGATTCAATTCTTATGCGCTCTATGCATATGATTCTGTTTGGTTAGCAGCTCGTGCTCTTGATGTTTATTTGAAAGAAGGTGGAAACATATCTTTCTCTAATGATCCAAGATTGCATGACTCAAGTGGAAGCACGCTTCACTTCTCATCCCTCCGTATTTTTGATGGAGGCCAACAACTTCTCCAGACAATTTTAAGGATGAACTTTACAGGTGTAAGCGGTCAGATTCAGTTTGATCCAGACAAAAATCTAGTTCATCCAGCATATGATGTTCTAAACATTGGTGGGTCTGGGTCTCGTAGGATTGGCTATTGGTCAAATCATTCTCATCTCTCAATTGATTCTCCTGAAATCTTATATACTAGGCCTCCCAATACTTCAACCATTAATCAAAAACTGTACAGTGTAATATGGCCTGGTGAAACTACAGCAATTCCCCGGGGATGGGTATTCCCAAACAATGGTAGGCCACTGCGAATAGCAGTGCCAAACCGAGTAATTTACAAAGAATTCGTGGCCAAAGACAATGGCCCTCCTGGGGCTAGAGGTTACTGTATTGATGTCTTTGAAGCTGCCCTAAATTTGTTGCCGTATCCTGTTCCGCACACATATATGTTATATGGAGATGGCAAGAGAAATCCTGTTTACAACAATCTTGTGGACGCAGTTTCAGTAGAT AAGTTTGATGCTGCTGTTGGGGACATTACAATTGTAACAAATAGGACGAAGATTGTGGATTTCACACAGCCTTACATGGAATCAGGACTTGTTGTTGTTGCCCCTGTCAAAGAGTTAAAGTCAAGTCCTTGGTCTTTCCTCAAGCCATTCACAGCTAAAATGTGGTGTGTCACTGgcatattctttctttttgttggagCTGTTGTTTGGATTCTTGAGCACCGGATTAATCACGAGTTCCGTGGTCCACCAAGCCAACAACTAATGACAATTTTTTG GTTCAGTTTTTCCACAATGTTTTTCTCACACC GAGAGAACACTGTGGGCACACTTGGTCGAATGGTTCTTATTATATGGCTCTTCGTAGTGTTAATTATAAATTCAAGCTACACGGCTAGTTTGACGTCGATCCTCACAGTGCAGCAGCTGACATCACGGATAGGAGGAATTGACACTTTGATATCAAGTAGCGAACCAATCGGAGTTCAAGATGGGTCATTTTCATGGAATTATTTGATTGAGGAGCTCAACATTGCAGAATCTAGGCTCGTGAAGTTGAAAAACCTGGATGACTATTACAGTGCCCTTAAGAAGGGGCCAAGAGGTGGTGGAGTAGCTGCCATTGTTGATGAACTTCCTTACATTGAACTCTTCTTGTCCAGTACCAATTGCGAATTCAGGACTGTGGGGACAGAGTTTACAAAAAGCGGATGGGGATTT GCTTTCCAAAGGGACTCTCCTCTTGCAGTCGACTTGTCGACAGCCATTCTTCGGCTCTCAGAGAGTGGTGATCtccaaaaaattcataacaaaTGGCTGACACGGAACGAGTGCACCATGCAAATTAATCAAGTTGATTCAACCCAACTATCTTTGAGTAGCTTCTGGGGCCTGTTCCTTATCTGTGGAATTGCGTGCTTTGTTGCTCTTATTCTGTTCTTCTGTAGGATCTTATGCCAATACCGCAAGTTTAGCCCAAAGGCTGAGGAAGGCGATATTGAGGACATTGAACCTGCAACTGCAAGGCCTAGACGCACAATCCAAACTCCTAGCTTCAAAGACTTGATTGATTTTGTAGATAGGAAAGAAGATGAGATCAAGGAGATTCTTAGGCAGAAGCGTAGTGACAGAAAACGACCAGCTAACCATAGCTCAGATGAGGAATAA
- the LOC121252826 gene encoding glutamate receptor 3.4-like isoform X1 — translation MEDLLISRPGHMVMKRTLLLLIFLMRMPISVMGRTGNASVSSSRPHVVNLGALFTLDSVIGRSARPAIMAAINDVNSDSTVLPETKVNLILRDTNCSGFVGTIEALQLMEEDVFAAIGPQSSGIAHVISHVANELHVPLLSFAATDPTLTAMQYPYFVRTTQSDYFQMNAIADLVEYYGWREVIAIYVDDNYGRGGISVLGDALARKRAKISYKAPFTPDASKSAINDLLVRVNLMESRVYVVHVNPDSGLKMFSVAKSLGMMSGGYVWIATDWLPSLLDSSAAADPNTMNLLQGVIALRHHTPDNDLQKSFMSRLNSLKDKDSARFNSYALYAYDSVWLAARALDVYLKEGGNISFSNDPRLHDSSGSTLHFSSLRIFDGGQQLLQTILRMNFTGVSGQIQFDPDKNLVHPAYDVLNIGGSGSRRIGYWSNHSHLSIDSPEILYTRPPNTSTINQKLYSVIWPGETTAIPRGWVFPNNGRPLRIAVPNRVIYKEFVAKDNGPPGARGYCIDVFEAALNLLPYPVPHTYMLYGDGKRNPVYNNLVDAVSVDKFDAAVGDITIVTNRTKIVDFTQPYMESGLVVVAPVKELKSSPWSFLKPFTAKMWCVTGIFFLFVGAVVWILEHRINHEFRGPPSQQLMTIFWFSFSTMFFSHRENTVGTLGRMVLIIWLFVVLIINSSYTASLTSILTVQQLTSRIGGIDTLISSSEPIGVQDGSFSWNYLIEELNIAESRLVKLKNLDDYYSALKKGPRGGGVAAIVDELPYIELFLSSTNCEFRTVGTEFTKSGWGFAFQRDSPLAVDLSTAILRLSESGDLQKIHNKWLTRNECTMQINQVDSTQLSLSSFWGLFLICGIACFVALILFFCRILCQYRKFSPKAEEGDIEDIEPATARPRRTIQTPSFKDLIDFVDRKEDEIKEILRQKRSDRKRPANHSSDEE, via the exons ATGGAGGACCTCTTAATTTCTAGGCCTGGACATATGGTCATGAAAAGAACACTgcttttattgatttttttaatgcgGATGCCAATAAGTGTCATGGGAAGAACTGGGAATGCCAGTGTTTCTTCTTCCAGACCGCATGTTGTGAATCTTGGAGCTCTGTTTACTCTAGATTCAGTAATTGGAAGGTCGGCAAGACCAGCAATAATGGCTGCCATCAATGATGTTAATTCTGATTCGACTGTTCTTCCTGAAACAAAAGTGAACCTAATACTGCGggatacaaattgcagtggatTTGTTGGAACAATAGAAG CTTTGCAACTCATGGAAGAAGATGTTTTTGCTGCAATCGGGCCACAATCCTCTGGTATAGCTCATGTCATCTCCCATGTTGCTAATGAACTCCATGTGCCACTTCTGTCATTTGCAGCAACAGATCCCACTCTGACTGCAATGCAGTACCCATATTTTGTCCGTACTACGCAGAGTGattattttcaaatgaatgcaatTGCTGATTTGGTTGAATACTATGGATGGCGGGAGGTAATTGCCATCTATGTAGATGATAATTATGGAAGAGGTGGGATTTCTGTATTGGGTGATGCCCTGGCAAGGAAACGTGCCAAGATCTCTTACAAAGCTCCCTTCACTCCTGACGCCTCCAAAAGTGCAATTAATGACCTACTGGTCAGAGTAAACCTCATGGAATCTCGGGTGTATGTTGTGCATGTAAATCCTGACTCTGGCTTGAAAATGTTCTCTGTTGCTAAATCTCTTGGGATGATGAGCGGTGGCTATGTTTGGATTGCAACTGATTGGCTTCCTTCCCTCCTAGATTCATCAGCAGCAGCTGACCCTAACACAATGAATCTCTTACAAGGGGTCATTGCTCTTCGTCATCACACCCCAGATAATGATCTCCAAAAGAGTTTTATGTCTAGGTTGAACAGCCTAAAAGATAAAGACAGTGCAAGATTCAATTCTTATGCGCTCTATGCATATGATTCTGTTTGGTTAGCAGCTCGTGCTCTTGATGTTTATTTGAAAGAAGGTGGAAACATATCTTTCTCTAATGATCCAAGATTGCATGACTCAAGTGGAAGCACGCTTCACTTCTCATCCCTCCGTATTTTTGATGGAGGCCAACAACTTCTCCAGACAATTTTAAGGATGAACTTTACAGGTGTAAGCGGTCAGATTCAGTTTGATCCAGACAAAAATCTAGTTCATCCAGCATATGATGTTCTAAACATTGGTGGGTCTGGGTCTCGTAGGATTGGCTATTGGTCAAATCATTCTCATCTCTCAATTGATTCTCCTGAAATCTTATATACTAGGCCTCCCAATACTTCAACCATTAATCAAAAACTGTACAGTGTAATATGGCCTGGTGAAACTACAGCAATTCCCCGGGGATGGGTATTCCCAAACAATGGTAGGCCACTGCGAATAGCAGTGCCAAACCGAGTAATTTACAAAGAATTCGTGGCCAAAGACAATGGCCCTCCTGGGGCTAGAGGTTACTGTATTGATGTCTTTGAAGCTGCCCTAAATTTGTTGCCGTATCCTGTTCCGCACACATATATGTTATATGGAGATGGCAAGAGAAATCCTGTTTACAACAATCTTGTGGACGCAGTTTCAGTAGAT AAGTTTGATGCTGCTGTTGGGGACATTACAATTGTAACAAATAGGACGAAGATTGTGGATTTCACACAGCCTTACATGGAATCAGGACTTGTTGTTGTTGCCCCTGTCAAAGAGTTAAAGTCAAGTCCTTGGTCTTTCCTCAAGCCATTCACAGCTAAAATGTGGTGTGTCACTGgcatattctttctttttgttggagCTGTTGTTTGGATTCTTGAGCACCGGATTAATCACGAGTTCCGTGGTCCACCAAGCCAACAACTAATGACAATTTTTTG GTTCAGTTTTTCCACAATGTTTTTCTCACACC GAGAGAACACTGTGGGCACACTTGGTCGAATGGTTCTTATTATATGGCTCTTCGTAGTGTTAATTATAAATTCAAGCTACACGGCTAGTTTGACGTCGATCCTCACAGTGCAGCAGCTGACATCACGGATAGGAGGAATTGACACTTTGATATCAAGTAGCGAACCAATCGGAGTTCAAGATGGGTCATTTTCATGGAATTATTTGATTGAGGAGCTCAACATTGCAGAATCTAGGCTCGTGAAGTTGAAAAACCTGGATGACTATTACAGTGCCCTTAAGAAGGGGCCAAGAGGTGGTGGAGTAGCTGCCATTGTTGATGAACTTCCTTACATTGAACTCTTCTTGTCCAGTACCAATTGCGAATTCAGGACTGTGGGGACAGAGTTTACAAAAAGCGGATGGGGATTT GCTTTCCAAAGGGACTCTCCTCTTGCAGTCGACTTGTCGACAGCCATTCTTCGGCTCTCAGAGAGTGGTGATCtccaaaaaattcataacaaaTGGCTGACACGGAACGAGTGCACCATGCAAATTAATCAAGTTGATTCAACCCAACTATCTTTGAGTAGCTTCTGGGGCCTGTTCCTTATCTGTGGAATTGCGTGCTTTGTTGCTCTTATTCTGTTCTTCTGTAGGATCTTATGCCAATACCGCAAGTTTAGCCCAAAGGCTGAGGAAGGCGATATTGAGGACATTGAACCTGCAACTGCAAGGCCTAGACGCACAATCCAAACTCCTAGCTTCAAAGACTTGATTGATTTTGTAGATAGGAAAGAAGATGAGATCAAGGAGATTCTTAGGCAGAAGCGTAGTGACAGAAAACGACCAGCTAACCATAGCTCAGATGAGGAATAA
- the LOC121253365 gene encoding uncharacterized protein LOC121253365, translated as MHLRVVEDNEEALDQSLNLKKATMFFSFNTKLSTRLSIKNVVGVSICGNYERYLGLPAMVRRSKFNIFISLKERVWAKISNWNNSFLSQAGVWISCSREDKWEMLDIFWVKANWDASVNASLKKVDIGVVLRDDEGEVLASLCFVVDYLQNPSIGEASELRRAILLCGELVFLKIVLEGDSQVIVKAANSSESLFADYGNVVDEVRGLLKTRVD; from the exons ATGCATCTAAGGGTTGTTGAAGATAATGAAGAGGCATTAGATCAAAGCTTGAACCTCAAGAAAGCAACAATGTTCTTCAGCTTTAATACTAAACTGTCCACCAGACTGAGCATAAAGAATGTGGTTGGGGTGTCTATCTGTGGCAATTATGAGAGATATCTTGGACTACCTGCAATGGTTAGGAGATCCAAGTTTAACATATTTATATCTCTAAAGGAAAGGGTGTGGGCTAAGATAAGTAACTGGAATAATTCTTTTTTGTCTCAAGCTG GGGTCTGGATCAGTTGTAGTAGGGAAGATAAATGGGAAATGCTTGATATCTTTTGGGTTAAGGCTAATTGGGATGCATCTGTGAATGCTTCTCTTAAGAAAGTGGATATTGGGGTGGTTCTAAGGGATGATGAAGGGGAGGTTTTGGCTTCCTTGTGTTTTGTGGTGGACTACTTGCAAAATCCTTCAATTGGGGAAGCTTCAGAATTGAGAAGGGCTATTTTGCTTTGTGGTGAGCTTGTTTTCTTAAAGATTGTACTAGAAGGGGACTCACAAGTTATAGTCAAGGCTGCCAATAGTAGTGAATCTCTCTTTGCAGATTATGGGAATGTGGTGGATGAGGTGAGAGGTCTACTAAAAACCAGAGTGGATTGA
- the LOC121251483 gene encoding septum-promoting GTP-binding protein 1-like — MSQPCSKVVKLSLRKRIQCRMLILRRWFQRVLDRLLICSLGKPIRYRMLPHATMTSPSLGGTPVGNFTPEQQVTPAPLVCHNRDVESSSDLVTLKISLLGDSQIGKTSFLVKYVGNEKEQEALQKKELNLMYKTLLVGGARISYSIWEVGGGNKSWDHIPAACKDSVAILFMFDLTSRCTLNGVLRWHQEAIKWNQTAIPVLIGTKFDDFIQLPIDLQWTISSEARALAKALNATLFFSSATYNINVNKVFKFITAKLFDLPWTVERNLTMGEPMIDF; from the exons ATGTCTCAGCCTTGTTCTAAAGTTGTCAAGCTCAGCCTCAGGAAGAGAATTCAATGTCGCATGTTGATCCTCCGGCGATGGTTCCAGCGAGTTTTGGACCGTCTTCTCATCTGCTCCCTGGGGAAACCAATCCGGTACCGCATGTTACCGCATGCCACCATGACGTCTCCGTCGCTGGGCGGCACTCCGGTGGGAAATTTTACGCCGGAGCAGCAAGTGACGCCGGCGCCGCTGGTGTGCCATAACCGCGACGTGGAAAGTTCTTCGGATTTGGTTACCTTGAAGATCAGTCTCTTGGGTGATAGCCAAATTGGAAAGACTAGTTTTCTG GTGAAGTATGTAGGGAATGAGAAAGAACAGGAAGCTTTGCAGAagaaagaattaaatttgatGTATAAAACATTATTGGTTGGAGGTGCACGTATTTCCTATTCTATTTGGGAAGTTGGAG GTGGTAACAAATCCTGGGATCACATTCCTGCTGCTTGCAAGGACTCTGTTGCAATTTTGTTCATGTTTGATCTGACAAGTCGATGTACGCTAAATGG AGTCCTAAGGTGGCATCAAGAAGCAATAAAATGGAATCAA ACGGCAATTCCTGTTTTGATTGGAACAAAGTTCGATGACTTTATCCAGCTTCCCATAGATTTGCAATGGACGATCTCAAGTGAG GCAAGAGCATTAGCAAAGGCCCTTAATGCGACCCTCTTCTTTTCAAGTGCAACCTACAACATCAATGTCAATAAGGTCTTCAAATTCATCACTGCAAAGCTCTTTGACCTTCCATGGACAGTGGAGCGTAATCTAACTATGGGAGAGCCCATGATTGATTTTTAG